A window from Fusobacterium sp. encodes these proteins:
- a CDS encoding fructose-1,6-bisphosphatase produces MSGLEKEIAEQEKKYLTLLSTKFKNIGETATEIINLQAIMNLPKGTEHFLTDIHGEYEAFNHVLKNGSGAVRQKIDEVFGDNLNTFEKKELATVIYYPKEKIEFLAKELKNMDKWYKTIIYRLIEICSVVSSKYTSSKVRKAMPKDFSYIIQEIIYERKELRNKREYIANIIDTIISIGRAKEFVIAVSNLIQRLIIDRLHIVGDIYDRGPSPHLIMDTLIDYHNVDIQWGNHDILWMGAGLGSKACIANVIRICARYGNNDILEDGYGINLLPLAAFAMEKYANDPCEHFKIKTNKTTPLKAQIHKAITVIQMKIEGNVIERNSNFEMDHRNMFKKTDFKKGTVTIDEIEHELRDKNFPTVDIENPLKLTPEESEIMENLRLAFLRSEKLQRHIRFLFAKGSIYLRCNSNLLYHGCIPLTEDGKLKTVNVRGQKVKGRKYLDLAEKICREAYFNRANSAKEKLNCDYVWYMWCGKDSPMFGKDSMKTFERYFIEEKNTHTEKKNHYYTFCNEEATCDMLLEEFDLNPKISHIVNGHVPVKVKKGESPIKANGKLYIIDGGFSRAYQPETGIAGYTLIYNSYGLKLVSHAPFESTEKAIKEGKDIISSSRIVNTSQNRIRVKDTDIGKELQNQINDLKKLLNAYRKGIIKSNDE; encoded by the coding sequence ATGAGTGGATTAGAAAAAGAAATAGCAGAACAAGAAAAAAAATATTTAACTCTTCTTTCTACTAAATTTAAAAATATTGGAGAAACTGCTACTGAAATAATCAACCTACAGGCTATAATGAATCTTCCTAAAGGAACAGAGCATTTTCTTACAGATATCCATGGAGAATATGAAGCTTTTAACCATGTACTGAAAAATGGATCTGGTGCAGTAAGACAAAAAATAGATGAGGTGTTCGGGGATAACCTGAACACCTTTGAAAAAAAAGAACTGGCTACAGTTATATATTACCCTAAAGAAAAGATAGAATTTCTTGCAAAAGAACTTAAAAATATGGATAAATGGTATAAAACTATTATATATCGTTTAATTGAAATATGCAGTGTTGTATCCTCAAAATATACAAGTTCAAAAGTAAGAAAAGCTATGCCTAAAGATTTTTCATATATTATTCAAGAAATAATATATGAAAGAAAGGAATTAAGAAATAAAAGAGAATACATAGCTAATATTATAGATACTATCATTTCAATAGGAAGAGCTAAAGAATTTGTAATAGCTGTCTCTAACCTTATTCAAAGACTTATAATAGACAGACTTCATATAGTTGGAGATATATATGACAGAGGACCTAGTCCTCATCTTATAATGGATACTCTTATAGATTATCATAATGTAGATATTCAATGGGGAAATCATGACATTCTTTGGATGGGTGCAGGCCTTGGAAGTAAGGCCTGTATTGCCAATGTTATAAGAATATGTGCAAGATATGGAAACAATGATATTTTAGAAGATGGATATGGAATAAATCTTCTTCCTCTTGCAGCTTTTGCTATGGAAAAATATGCAAATGATCCTTGTGAGCATTTTAAAATAAAAACAAATAAAACTACTCCTCTAAAAGCTCAAATACATAAAGCTATTACTGTTATACAAATGAAAATAGAGGGAAATGTAATTGAAAGAAATTCAAATTTTGAAATGGATCATAGAAATATGTTCAAAAAAACAGATTTTAAAAAGGGCACTGTTACAATTGATGAAATAGAACATGAATTAAGAGATAAAAACTTTCCAACTGTAGATATAGAAAATCCTTTAAAATTAACTCCTGAAGAAAGTGAAATCATGGAAAATCTTAGACTTGCTTTTTTAAGAAGTGAAAAACTACAAAGGCATATTAGATTTCTTTTTGCTAAAGGAAGTATTTATTTGAGATGTAATTCTAATTTACTTTATCATGGCTGTATTCCATTGACTGAAGATGGAAAGCTTAAAACGGTTAATGTAAGAGGTCAAAAAGTTAAGGGAAGAAAATATCTGGATCTTGCTGAAAAAATATGCAGAGAAGCATATTTCAATAGAGCTAACAGTGCCAAAGAAAAATTAAACTGTGATTATGTATGGTATATGTGGTGTGGTAAAGATTCTCCTATGTTTGGCAAAGATTCAATGAAAACCTTTGAAAGATATTTTATAGAGGAAAAAAATACTCATACTGAAAAGAAAAATCACTATTATACTTTTTGTAATGAAGAAGCCACTTGTGATATGTTATTGGAAGAATTCGATTTGAATCCTAAAATCTCTCATATAGTAAATGGGCATGTTCCAGTAAAAGTAAAAAAAGGTGAATCTCCTATAAAAGCGAATGGAAAGCTGTATATAATAGATGGTGGTTTTTCAAGAGCTTATCAACCTGAAACTGGTATTGCAGGATATACTCTGATATACAATTCATATGGATTGAAATTAGTTTCTCATGCTCCTTTCGAATCTACAGAGAAAGCTATAAAGGAAGGAAAAGATATAATTTCTTCCAGCCGTATAGTAAACACTAGTCAAAATAGAATAAGAGTCAAAGATACAGATATAGGTAAAGAACTACAAAATCAAATTAATGATCTAAAAAAACTGCTAAATGCTTATAGAAAAGGAATAATAAAGAGTAATGATGAATAA
- a CDS encoding TetR/AcrR family transcriptional regulator — MPKKAIFTKEQIFKKAFEVFKQNGLEAITARNLAKSLNSSPAPIYSFYTSLDILKKDLINKAKDVFMEYVKKPNTEYIFLNIGIGVCMFAREEKQLFHTIFLKDSSYSGLVREFRDLIKVEMSKDSRFDKLDEEFKTKLFLDCWMYAHGFSTLIATNYFKDVSNDFIKERLVEGAATMLYKRLRDYNKKNNIKKSL; from the coding sequence GTGCCTAAAAAAGCCATATTTACAAAAGAACAAATATTTAAGAAAGCCTTTGAGGTATTCAAGCAGAATGGATTGGAAGCTATAACTGCTAGAAATCTGGCAAAATCTCTGAATTCCTCTCCAGCTCCAATATATAGTTTTTATACTTCATTGGACATACTTAAAAAAGATTTAATAAATAAAGCTAAAGATGTATTTATGGAATATGTAAAAAAACCCAATACAGAATATATATTTCTCAATATAGGAATAGGTGTGTGTATGTTTGCAAGAGAGGAAAAACAGCTTTTCCATACTATTTTCCTAAAAGACAGTTCATACAGTGGACTTGTAAGAGAGTTTAGAGATCTGATAAAAGTTGAGATGTCTAAAGACAGCAGATTTGATAAACTAGATGAGGAATTTAAAACAAAACTTTTTCTTGACTGTTGGATGTATGCCCATGGTTTTTCTACATTAATAGCTACTAATTATTTTAAAGATGTATCAAATGATTTCATAAAAGAAAGGCTAGTAGAGGGTGCAGCAACTATGTTATATAAAAGATTGAGAGATTACAATAAAAAAAATAATATAAAAAAGAGCTTGTAA
- a CDS encoding sodium/glutamate symporter, with product MQQIFYVVCFLSFLLILGVFIKSKIKIFQELFIPASVIGGFIGLIFGPEVLGRMFSFSLPTAWLKEMALLPGLLIVPVVAAVPLGLEFKGSNGKGVVRDVGIMGGILFIVTFLQEVVGYFVNFICTKFLNIDLYGSFGVELNAGFSGGHGTAGMIGRTLQEMNMDYWAVAQGIATTTATFGLIGGILFGIFLINRACRKGETSLLKKPSDIPMELKRGYYTDISKQASIGRETMLSSSIDALAFHAAIIFSVCGISYIILTIVKKYKIPVLSSFSVWAFAMVIMIFVWKAIKKLGLEWCIDTKVKSKITSMLTEFAVVSAVATLPLKAVFSYFIPIMAMMILGFIATWWCIKYFSYKYFKGNYAFERAVAMLGTCLGVFLTGLLLLRICDPEFSTPVLGDYSLGFSLTALMGPILMVSCINLSLAYGPLVPILLNIGLIVVFYIIMVGLDKKGKSA from the coding sequence ATGCAACAGATATTTTATGTAGTATGTTTTTTAAGTTTCCTTCTTATTCTTGGAGTTTTTATTAAATCCAAAATAAAAATATTTCAAGAACTTTTTATACCAGCTTCTGTTATTGGAGGTTTTATTGGGTTAATATTTGGACCTGAGGTTTTAGGAAGAATGTTTTCCTTTTCTCTTCCAACTGCATGGCTAAAAGAAATGGCTCTTCTTCCAGGACTCTTAATAGTTCCTGTAGTTGCCGCTGTTCCTTTAGGATTGGAATTTAAAGGAAGTAATGGAAAAGGTGTAGTGAGAGATGTAGGAATAATGGGAGGCATCCTTTTTATTGTTACATTTTTACAAGAAGTTGTTGGGTATTTTGTAAATTTCATATGTACAAAATTTTTAAATATTGACCTTTATGGCTCTTTTGGAGTGGAACTTAATGCTGGTTTTTCAGGTGGACATGGAACAGCTGGTATGATAGGAAGAACCCTTCAGGAAATGAATATGGATTATTGGGCTGTGGCTCAGGGTATAGCTACTACTACTGCTACTTTTGGTCTTATTGGTGGAATATTATTTGGAATATTCTTGATTAATAGAGCATGCAGAAAAGGTGAGACTTCACTTTTGAAAAAGCCTTCTGACATCCCTATGGAATTGAAAAGAGGTTATTATACAGATATAAGTAAACAAGCAAGTATTGGAAGAGAAACTATGCTTTCATCATCTATTGATGCTCTTGCTTTTCATGCAGCAATAATATTTTCTGTATGTGGTATTTCATATATCATTTTAACAATTGTAAAAAAATATAAGATTCCTGTACTTTCTTCATTCTCTGTTTGGGCATTCGCAATGGTAATAATGATATTTGTATGGAAAGCAATTAAAAAACTTGGTTTAGAATGGTGCATAGACACTAAAGTTAAAAGTAAAATAACAAGTATGCTTACTGAATTTGCAGTTGTAAGTGCTGTTGCTACCCTTCCTTTAAAAGCTGTATTCTCATATTTTATTCCAATAATGGCAATGATGATACTTGGATTCATAGCTACTTGGTGGTGTATAAAATATTTTTCATATAAATACTTTAAAGGAAATTATGCATTTGAAAGAGCAGTTGCAATGCTTGGAACCTGCTTAGGAGTATTTCTTACAGGACTTCTTTTATTAAGAATATGTGATCCTGAATTTTCTACACCTGTATTAGGAGATTATTCATTAGGTTTTTCTCTTACAGCACTTATGGGTCCTATTCTCATGGTGTCATGTATTAATCTCAGTCTGGCTTATGGACCTCTTGTTCCTATATTATTAAATATTGGACTCATAGTTGTATTTTATATTATCATGGTTGGACTAGATAAAAAAGGAAAAAGTGCATGA
- the trxA gene encoding thioredoxin, with translation MAILHITKENFEKEVLKSEVPVLVDFWAAWCGPCKALGPILEEAESELAPEVKIAKINIDEQEELAAQFRVMSIPTLLLFKNGQPVEKSVGLVSKDKIIELGKK, from the coding sequence ATGGCAATTTTACATATAACAAAAGAAAATTTTGAAAAAGAGGTTTTAAAATCAGAAGTACCTGTATTAGTTGATTTTTGGGCAGCTTGGTGTGGACCTTGTAAGGCTTTAGGACCTATTCTTGAAGAAGCAGAAAGTGAATTAGCTCCAGAAGTAAAAATAGCTAAAATAAATATAGATGAGCAAGAGGAATTAGCTGCTCAATTTAGGGTAATGAGTATTCCTACATTATTACTTTTCAAAAATGGTCAACCAGTTGAAAAATCAGTAGGGCTTGTATCAAAAGATAAAATCATTGAATTAGGAAAAAAATAA
- a CDS encoding helix-turn-helix domain-containing protein: MIKIAVISPENSLPFIKKGIKKNDKYCVEYFIYEKLEETVEIYKKNFHKFDVFLTSGELGKTFLEGKLKKVIKPIYSLEIKREELYQIFFKILKNKPNIDFSKVYIDFIDKNNKDFYFKNIFDGDEPFTTEFNIEDPILYEKIIHNHFILHKENKIQLSITRFSNLTEKLEKEKIPFIFLFPSEDNIKDTIDYMISEIKIAGLDDKKIIVGKIKHFDSNKNYKSILEKHIKNSIIYESENEIEIIMIKRDFKDFTENLSGKVFSTIGMITVGWGCGDNISEARLNAEKAYEKSEIYGEEVSYFLEKGKFTALKGFRKKDVRDFGIYEGLRKLNISKTLFETLLKIYEKNIWITAEELAEYIGLSRRTASRILTKLENNNLADMSLMEGSIGRPSKKYKLNF; this comes from the coding sequence ATGATAAAAATTGCTGTTATTTCTCCTGAAAACTCACTTCCTTTTATAAAAAAAGGAATCAAAAAAAATGATAAATATTGTGTAGAATATTTTATCTATGAAAAATTAGAGGAAACTGTGGAGATATACAAAAAAAACTTTCATAAATTTGATGTTTTCCTTACAAGTGGTGAATTGGGAAAGACATTTCTTGAAGGAAAACTCAAAAAAGTAATCAAACCTATTTATTCTTTGGAAATAAAAAGAGAGGAACTTTATCAAATATTTTTCAAGATTCTAAAAAATAAACCAAATATTGATTTTTCAAAAGTATATATTGATTTCATAGATAAAAATAACAAAGATTTTTATTTTAAAAATATATTTGATGGAGATGAACCTTTTACTACTGAATTCAATATTGAAGATCCCATACTTTATGAAAAAATAATCCATAATCATTTTATTCTTCATAAGGAGAACAAAATACAACTTTCTATTACTAGATTTAGTAATTTGACAGAAAAACTTGAAAAGGAAAAAATTCCATTTATATTCCTATTTCCTTCTGAAGATAATATAAAAGATACCATAGACTATATGATATCAGAAATAAAAATAGCTGGATTAGATGATAAAAAAATAATAGTTGGAAAAATTAAGCATTTTGATTCTAATAAAAACTATAAATCTATATTAGAAAAGCATATTAAAAATTCAATAATTTATGAATCAGAAAATGAAATTGAGATAATAATGATTAAAAGAGATTTCAAAGATTTTACAGAAAATCTATCTGGAAAAGTTTTTTCAACAATAGGTATGATAACAGTAGGCTGGGGATGTGGGGATAATATCTCAGAAGCTAGGTTAAATGCAGAGAAAGCTTATGAAAAAAGTGAAATCTATGGGGAAGAAGTCAGTTATTTTCTCGAAAAAGGAAAATTTACAGCTTTAAAAGGTTTCAGAAAGAAAGATGTAAGAGATTTTGGAATATATGAAGGATTAAGAAAATTAAATATTTCCAAAACCCTTTTTGAGACACTTTTAAAAATCTATGAAAAAAATATTTGGATAACAGCAGAAGAATTAGCTGAATATATTGGCCTCAGTAGAAGAACTGCCAGCAGAATATTAACAAAATTAGAGAATAATAATCTTGCTGATATGTCTTTAATGGAAGGTTCTATTGGGAGACCCTCTAAAAAATATAAACTAAATTTTTAG
- a CDS encoding D-2-hydroxyacid dehydrogenase gives MKIVILDGYTENPGDLSWDIFKELGDVVIYDRTPEEEVVKRIGNAEIVITNKVSFNKERMLQLPNLKYIAVTAAGYNIIDTVAAKELGIIVTNTPNYGSSGVAQMTFAHILEITNNVALHSHSVKKGEWANNIDWCYWYRPIIGLKGKRIGIIGYGNIGKEVGNIAKAFGMDVAIYDKNNHFDVINLSLEDIFKTSDIITLHCPLLPETKNIICRENIEKMKDGVIIINTSRGPLVNGKDLTEAVKKGKVYAAGVDVLSSEPPALNDPMTSCESVNVTPHIAWAAIESRQNIINICFDNLKSFQEGKPKNVVNK, from the coding sequence ATGAAAATCGTTATTTTAGATGGATATACGGAAAATCCTGGTGATCTATCTTGGGATATATTTAAAGAACTTGGAGATGTAGTAATATATGACAGAACACCAGAAGAAGAAGTAGTGAAAAGGATTGGCAATGCAGAAATAGTTATTACAAATAAAGTTTCTTTTAATAAAGAAAGAATGCTTCAGCTTCCAAATTTAAAATATATAGCAGTGACAGCAGCAGGGTATAATATTATAGATACAGTAGCAGCAAAAGAATTGGGAATAATAGTAACTAATACTCCTAATTATGGTTCAAGTGGTGTAGCACAAATGACATTTGCCCATATACTTGAAATAACAAATAATGTAGCTCTTCATAGTCATTCAGTAAAAAAGGGTGAATGGGCTAATAATATAGATTGGTGTTACTGGTATAGACCTATTATTGGATTGAAAGGAAAAAGAATAGGAATAATAGGATATGGAAATATAGGAAAAGAGGTAGGAAATATAGCTAAAGCTTTTGGAATGGATGTAGCTATATATGATAAAAATAATCATTTTGATGTAATAAATTTATCTCTTGAAGATATTTTTAAAACATCAGATATCATTACTCTGCATTGTCCTCTTTTACCAGAAACTAAAAATATAATATGCAGAGAAAATATAGAAAAAATGAAAGATGGAGTAATAATAATCAATACTTCAAGAGGACCATTGGTAAATGGAAAAGATCTTACAGAAGCTGTCAAAAAAGGAAAAGTATATGCAGCAGGAGTAGATGTCCTGAGCAGTGAACCTCCTGCCTTAAATGACCCAATGACAAGTTGTGAAAGTGTAAATGTAACTCCACATATAGCATGGGCTGCTATAGAGTCAAGACAAAATATAATAAATATATGTTTTGATAATTTAAAATCATTTCAGGAAGGAAAGCCAAAGAATGTTGTAAATAAATAA
- a CDS encoding Crp/Fnr family transcriptional regulator, whose amino-acid sequence MSNSENGNFFSESFPFWNELSSDEKKLIDNNTELKLYKAGTTIHDSTECTGVLLIKKGELRVYILSPEGREVTLYRLGEKETCLLTASCILKNITFSIMVDAETDSKVFLISSAAFKELKNKNIQVESFTNDIMNCHFSETMWAMEQILFTSFDKRLAFFLLEQSKEKESEILNFTHEYIAKNLGSAREVVSRMLKYFQTEGIVSLSRGSIIIKNKKKLEALK is encoded by the coding sequence ATGAGTAATTCAGAAAATGGAAATTTTTTTTCTGAGTCATTTCCATTTTGGAATGAACTTTCTTCAGATGAGAAAAAATTGATAGATAACAACACTGAACTAAAATTATATAAAGCTGGTACAACTATTCATGATTCCACAGAATGTACTGGAGTTCTTTTAATAAAAAAAGGAGAATTAAGAGTATATATTCTTTCACCAGAAGGAAGAGAAGTCACTTTGTACAGACTTGGAGAAAAAGAAACATGTCTTTTAACTGCATCATGTATTTTAAAAAATATCACTTTCAGTATAATGGTAGATGCAGAAACAGATAGTAAGGTATTTCTTATAAGTTCAGCTGCTTTTAAAGAATTGAAAAATAAAAATATACAAGTAGAAAGTTTTACAAATGATATAATGAATTGTCATTTTTCTGAAACTATGTGGGCAATGGAACAGATACTTTTTACAAGTTTTGATAAAAGACTGGCATTTTTCCTTTTAGAGCAAAGCAAAGAGAAAGAAAGCGAAATTCTTAACTTTACTCATGAATATATTGCTAAGAATTTAGGGAGTGCAAGAGAAGTAGTATCCCGTATGCTGAAATATTTTCAAACTGAAGGGATAGTTTCTTTATCAAGAGGAAGTATCATTATAAAAAATAAAAAGAAGCTTGAAGCATTAAAATAA
- a CDS encoding OmpP1/FadL family transporter, translating into MRKKLSILALTAVFGTGAYAASIDHVQTYTPEYLGNQAQNGMINSSSVFYNPAGIMHLENGTYIHLGAQLAVGKEEMDYNDKNYDADLLQYIPTFALYSVRDNRAIFWTFGALGGGGDLEYKDGVAGTAVVPDILNSLGEKFSLPFTFYDDSSSAEGKSLYGQTTLGRAWMINDKLSMSIAGRAVLGLKKLKGNIDVGGGPKPIHADIDSDRTAWGIGAQIGFNYKATDKLNLAMRYDSRIKLNFKASGYENAADIDFGKGSMGEVHFSDFYPEFEPGTKTRRDLPAILALGGSYQATDRWTIALSGNYYFNKDAKMDRKAGSVKLVSPAGPIEIKGLEADYDNGWEIALGTEYKLNNKWILLGSINYADTGAKVSSYDDVEYALNSITLGTGLKYKPTEYDEWVFTVSHFFYDSEKGHYNEKYANYPKVKNPEYDKSITAFGVAYTKKF; encoded by the coding sequence ATGAGAAAAAAATTAAGTATCCTTGCATTAACTGCTGTATTTGGAACAGGAGCTTATGCAGCATCAATTGACCATGTTCAGACTTATACTCCTGAATATTTAGGTAACCAAGCACAAAATGGTATGATAAATAGTTCTTCTGTTTTCTATAATCCTGCTGGTATCATGCATCTTGAAAATGGAACATATATCCATTTAGGAGCTCAACTTGCTGTTGGAAAAGAGGAAATGGACTATAATGATAAAAATTATGATGCTGATTTGCTTCAGTATATCCCTACTTTTGCCCTATACAGTGTAAGAGATAATAGAGCAATATTTTGGACATTTGGTGCATTAGGTGGTGGTGGAGACCTTGAATATAAAGATGGTGTTGCTGGAACAGCAGTGGTCCCTGATATATTAAATAGTCTTGGAGAAAAATTCTCACTTCCATTTACTTTTTATGATGATAGTTCTTCAGCAGAAGGAAAAAGTCTTTATGGACAAACTACTTTAGGTAGAGCATGGATGATAAATGATAAACTCTCTATGTCAATAGCAGGTAGAGCTGTTCTTGGTTTAAAAAAACTTAAAGGAAATATTGATGTTGGGGGAGGACCAAAACCTATTCATGCTGATATAGATTCTGATAGAACTGCTTGGGGAATTGGAGCACAAATAGGATTCAACTATAAAGCAACTGATAAATTAAATCTTGCTATGAGATATGATTCAAGAATAAAACTAAATTTTAAAGCTAGTGGATACGAAAATGCTGCTGACATAGATTTTGGAAAAGGTAGTATGGGAGAAGTTCATTTTAGTGATTTTTATCCTGAATTTGAACCCGGAACTAAAACTAGAAGAGATTTACCTGCCATTTTAGCTCTTGGAGGTTCTTATCAAGCAACTGACAGATGGACTATAGCATTAAGTGGAAACTACTATTTCAATAAAGATGCAAAAATGGATAGAAAAGCTGGAAGTGTAAAGCTAGTAAGTCCAGCAGGTCCTATCGAAATAAAAGGATTAGAAGCTGATTATGATAATGGTTGGGAAATTGCTTTAGGAACTGAATATAAATTAAATAATAAATGGATTCTATTGGGAAGTATCAATTATGCTGATACTGGAGCAAAAGTAAGTTCATATGATGATGTAGAGTATGCACTTAATTCTATAACTTTAGGAACAGGATTGAAATATAAACCTACTGAATATGATGAATGGGTATTTACAGTATCTCATTTCTTCTATGACTCAGAAAAAGGACATTATAATGAAAAATATGCAAACTACCCAAAAGTTAAAAATCCTGAATATGATAAAAGTATAACTGCATTTGGAGTAGCATATACTAAAAAATTCTAA
- a CDS encoding amidohydrolase codes for MSKKTIEDVAKNIWEYAEIRFKEYQSAKELAEYAKEAGFQVEMGVGGLETAFKAIYGEGHPVIAILGEYDALQGLSQVEDSTHKEKGKQEMNGHGCGHHLLGAGALYGAEIVKNYLKENNLKGTVIFYGCPAEEGGSGKTWMMKNGAFDGVDLALTWHPFPYNGVFSLSTLANYQAYFRFEGKGSHAAASPQLGRSALDAVELMNVGANYLREHVIQEARFHYAVTNTGGISPNVVQPDAEVLYLIRAPKLNQVEDIFRRICNIARGAALMTETKVKMVFDRGTNEYKGNKEIEKIMFKNLKKFENIEYSDEEIAYAKKFKDTLSEKEITSEFGWIEKASGKEWKNIKDMMLNEYIFKGNIPYDENFNYLLSGSTDVGDVSKKMPTGQIFTACYALGTPSHSWQMVAQGKNSIAMKGMKYAGQVLGQTAIDIFEDPVLFEKIKKEFEENYEEYVSPLKYDKVPIEL; via the coding sequence ATGAGTAAAAAAACTATTGAAGATGTTGCAAAAAATATTTGGGAGTATGCTGAAATAAGATTTAAAGAATATCAATCAGCAAAAGAATTAGCTGAATATGCTAAGGAAGCTGGATTTCAAGTAGAAATGGGAGTAGGTGGGTTAGAAACTGCTTTTAAAGCTATCTATGGTGAAGGTCATCCTGTAATAGCTATACTTGGAGAATATGATGCACTTCAAGGACTTTCACAGGTAGAAGATTCCACTCATAAAGAAAAGGGAAAACAGGAAATGAATGGTCATGGATGTGGACATCATTTATTAGGTGCTGGTGCCCTCTATGGAGCAGAAATAGTAAAAAATTATTTAAAAGAAAATAATTTAAAAGGAACTGTTATTTTTTATGGATGTCCTGCTGAAGAAGGTGGCTCAGGAAAAACATGGATGATGAAAAATGGAGCTTTTGATGGAGTAGATTTAGCACTTACATGGCATCCATTTCCATATAATGGAGTTTTTTCACTATCTACATTGGCAAATTATCAGGCTTATTTCAGATTTGAAGGAAAAGGTTCTCACGCTGCTGCAAGTCCTCAACTTGGAAGAAGTGCTCTTGATGCAGTAGAGCTCATGAATGTGGGAGCTAACTACCTTAGGGAACATGTGATACAAGAAGCAAGATTTCATTATGCTGTGACAAATACTGGAGGAATATCTCCAAATGTAGTACAACCTGATGCTGAAGTTTTATATCTTATAAGGGCTCCAAAATTAAATCAAGTAGAAGATATATTTAGAAGAATATGCAATATAGCCAGAGGAGCAGCCCTAATGACAGAAACTAAAGTAAAAATGGTTTTTGACAGAGGAACTAATGAATACAAAGGAAATAAAGAAATAGAGAAAATAATGTTTAAGAATTTAAAAAAATTTGAAAATATTGAATACTCAGATGAAGAAATTGCTTATGCTAAAAAATTTAAAGATACTCTTTCTGAAAAAGAGATTACTTCAGAATTTGGTTGGATAGAAAAAGCTAGTGGAAAAGAGTGGAAGAATATTAAAGATATGATGTTAAATGAATATATCTTTAAAGGAAATATTCCATATGATGAAAACTTTAATTATCTTTTATCAGGTTCTACAGATGTAGGGGATGTAAGTAAAAAAATGCCTACAGGACAAATATTTACAGCATGCTATGCTCTGGGTACTCCATCTCATTCTTGGCAGATGGTAGCACAGGGAAAAAATAGTATTGCAATGAAAGGTATGAAATATGCTGGTCAGGTATTGGGACAGACTGCTATTGATATCTTTGAAGACCCTGTTCTTTTTGAAAAAATAAAAAAAGAATTTGAAGAAAATTATGAAGAATATGTTTCACCTTTGAAATATGACAAAGTACCAATAGAATTATAA